Proteins encoded by one window of Chondromyces crocatus:
- a CDS encoding PEGA domain-containing protein: protein MTKVWRSVVAAIAISLMTWPVQAQGDPVTQAKSLFNAGAQAYERAQYPAAIQAFEEAYRLSPRPGILFSIAQAERRQYYVDKQPEHVLKAITLYNEYLASVPQGGRRSDVVQALAELEPIAARLEAAQRETPGPAPAPPPAPPKRQTQLMISSTIEGAVLSMDGGEAKELPFIEEVKAGKHRVKVSAPGYFDDEREIVAPEGGVVALDVTMRERPARLFVKTDAQAEVSIDGRVVGEAPLVQPVDIPAGKHLVTITRGGRKPFSRELQLERGELMTVDAPLDRTMQRYLSYGLFSVGVAGLVVGGAFGGLALREQGIAQEIYDRTAQGNVLSAEREALLSAIEQRNRWREVSSATAVSGAVLGAAGVLLYLLDNPTIARTPAPEVSPKAPTPRKPRRSEPFMEVLPAPLISPDLKGAMVEVRF, encoded by the coding sequence TTGACGAAGGTCTGGCGAAGTGTGGTCGCGGCGATCGCGATCTCGTTGATGACGTGGCCCGTCCAGGCTCAGGGCGATCCCGTCACGCAAGCCAAGAGCTTGTTCAATGCAGGGGCACAGGCCTACGAGCGAGCGCAGTATCCGGCCGCAATCCAGGCATTCGAAGAGGCGTACCGGCTGTCTCCGAGGCCGGGCATCCTGTTTTCCATCGCCCAGGCAGAGCGTCGGCAATACTACGTCGACAAGCAGCCCGAGCACGTCCTGAAGGCCATTACGCTTTACAATGAGTACCTGGCGTCGGTTCCTCAGGGGGGGCGGCGCAGCGATGTGGTGCAAGCCCTCGCCGAGCTGGAGCCGATCGCTGCGCGGCTGGAGGCTGCGCAGCGAGAGACGCCGGGGCCGGCGCCTGCTCCACCGCCCGCTCCACCCAAGCGGCAGACGCAGTTGATGATCTCGTCGACCATCGAAGGCGCCGTTCTGTCGATGGATGGGGGCGAGGCGAAGGAGCTGCCATTCATCGAAGAGGTGAAGGCCGGCAAGCACCGCGTCAAGGTCAGCGCGCCAGGGTACTTCGACGATGAGCGGGAGATCGTCGCTCCCGAGGGAGGGGTCGTCGCGCTGGATGTGACGATGAGAGAGCGACCCGCGAGGCTCTTCGTCAAGACGGATGCGCAGGCGGAGGTCTCCATCGATGGGCGGGTCGTCGGTGAGGCGCCCCTCGTGCAGCCCGTGGACATTCCGGCAGGGAAGCACCTCGTCACCATCACGCGAGGAGGGCGGAAACCCTTTTCGCGGGAGCTTCAGCTGGAGCGTGGTGAGTTGATGACGGTCGACGCCCCACTCGATCGGACGATGCAGCGCTATCTCTCTTACGGCCTCTTCAGCGTGGGCGTGGCTGGGCTGGTCGTGGGCGGTGCTTTCGGTGGTCTCGCGTTGCGAGAGCAGGGGATCGCCCAGGAGATCTACGACAGGACGGCCCAGGGCAATGTGCTGTCTGCGGAGCGAGAAGCGCTGCTGAGCGCGATCGAGCAACGAAACCGCTGGAGGGAGGTTTCCTCGGCGACGGCTGTCAGCGGGGCGGTCCTCGGTGCAGCAGGTGTGCTGCTGTACTTGCTGGACAACCCGACGATCGCTCGCACTCCGGCGCCCGAGGTGAGCCCGAAAGCGCCGACGCCGAGGAAGCCGCGCCGTAGCGAGCCCTTCATGGAGGTGTTGCCCGCTCCCTTGATCAGCCCCGACTTGAAGGGAGCGATGGTGGAGGTGAGGTTCTGA
- the hemW gene encoding radical SAM family heme chaperone HemW → MKPITAYVHFPWCLQKCPYCDFVSYAKPRESIDHRRYAEAVLEELARRAPELRQRELRSVFFGGGTPSLWEPVQLGRVLDAIQQTAASVAPHLEVTVECNPSSLDEERARELLEAGVNRLSVGVQGLDNERLDFLGRLHQADGGLTAVRAALRAGVPRVSGDLIYGVASGDTTRPREQGPEEAANEALTLARTGVGHVSAYSLTIEAGTRFGELSRRGRLPLAADDGVADSFLAVEAALTQAGFLHYEVSNYARPGEEARHNVGYWTGIDYLGLGCGAVGTVSRPDGSALRYRNAKNPERYMHAAHAGEPTTEEEETLDPETRLRERIMLGLRLRDGVDLEEAATALGVHAWPAARQRTADRLSREGRLEIRNGRLTIPSRSWLLADGIAASLF, encoded by the coding sequence ATGAAACCCATCACGGCTTACGTACATTTTCCCTGGTGCCTGCAAAAGTGCCCCTACTGCGACTTTGTCTCCTACGCGAAACCTCGCGAGTCGATCGACCACCGCCGCTACGCCGAGGCCGTCTTGGAAGAACTCGCACGTCGGGCGCCCGAACTGAGACAGCGTGAGCTCAGGAGCGTCTTCTTCGGGGGAGGTACCCCCTCCCTGTGGGAGCCAGTGCAGCTCGGTCGTGTGCTCGACGCCATCCAGCAGACAGCCGCAAGCGTCGCTCCTCACCTTGAAGTCACCGTCGAGTGCAACCCCTCGTCGCTCGACGAAGAGCGCGCCCGTGAGCTTCTGGAAGCCGGGGTGAACCGGCTGAGCGTCGGCGTCCAAGGGCTGGACAATGAGCGCCTCGACTTCCTCGGACGACTCCACCAGGCCGACGGAGGCCTGACAGCCGTGCGGGCCGCCCTGCGAGCAGGAGTTCCACGAGTCAGCGGGGATCTCATCTACGGCGTCGCCAGTGGAGACACCACCCGTCCCCGTGAGCAGGGCCCCGAGGAGGCGGCGAACGAAGCGCTCACCCTCGCGCGTACGGGCGTAGGACACGTGTCCGCCTACAGCCTCACCATCGAGGCAGGGACCCGGTTCGGTGAGCTATCCCGCCGTGGACGCCTCCCCCTCGCCGCCGACGACGGGGTTGCCGACTCGTTTCTGGCGGTCGAGGCGGCGCTCACGCAAGCCGGCTTCCTCCACTACGAAGTCTCGAACTACGCCCGCCCTGGAGAGGAGGCGAGGCACAACGTCGGCTACTGGACGGGTATCGACTACCTCGGGCTCGGCTGCGGGGCCGTGGGCACCGTGAGCCGCCCTGATGGCTCGGCGCTTCGCTACCGCAACGCGAAAAACCCCGAGCGCTACATGCACGCCGCCCACGCCGGTGAGCCCACGACGGAGGAAGAAGAGACGCTCGACCCCGAGACCCGCCTCCGAGAGCGCATCATGCTCGGACTCCGCCTGCGGGACGGCGTCGATCTGGAGGAGGCCGCCACCGCGCTCGGCGTTCACGCCTGGCCGGCAGCCCGCCAGCGCACGGCGGATCGGCTCAGCCGAGAAGGACGACTCGAAATTCGCAACGGACGCCTTACCATCCCGAGCCGCTCCTGGTTGCTGGCCGACGGCATCGCAGCATCGCTCTTCTGA
- a CDS encoding carbon-nitrogen hydrolase family protein produces the protein MTVGVVQLPYRSGEAAGGLAALEALLEAGELRGVELALLPEAALTGYVSPEGDFDLRRHAETMSGPTARALASMARTFGLALAAPLIEEADGRFYNTLALWDREGQRIGHWRKRHPWFPERWATPGDLGSPVVEVLGLRVTAAICFDIHFVSEDAGAALDAADVLLFPSAWVEGSARVDLRGKLLPAVARRHGVAVMNANWGPPEGGSLWAVAGQGGSRILDAGGRVLARVRPGAGSIVARARVQGSEASSGRR, from the coding sequence GTGACCGTCGGTGTCGTTCAGCTCCCCTATCGCTCTGGTGAGGCCGCCGGAGGGCTCGCGGCGCTGGAGGCGCTGCTGGAAGCGGGGGAGCTGCGTGGGGTCGAGCTTGCGCTTCTGCCAGAGGCGGCCCTGACCGGGTATGTGTCGCCCGAAGGCGATTTCGATCTGCGTCGCCATGCCGAGACGATGAGCGGGCCGACCGCGCGTGCGCTCGCGTCGATGGCGCGCACGTTTGGCCTGGCGCTCGCGGCGCCGCTGATCGAGGAGGCCGATGGCCGGTTTTACAACACCCTCGCGCTCTGGGACCGTGAAGGTCAGCGCATCGGGCACTGGCGGAAGCGTCATCCCTGGTTCCCTGAGCGCTGGGCGACGCCCGGAGATCTCGGTTCTCCTGTGGTCGAGGTGCTGGGTCTGCGGGTGACCGCTGCCATCTGCTTCGATATCCACTTCGTGAGCGAGGACGCGGGGGCAGCGCTCGATGCCGCTGACGTGCTGTTGTTCCCCTCGGCATGGGTCGAGGGCTCGGCTCGTGTCGATCTGCGGGGGAAGCTCCTGCCGGCGGTGGCCCGGCGGCATGGTGTTGCCGTGATGAACGCCAACTGGGGGCCGCCAGAGGGGGGCTCGCTGTGGGCGGTCGCCGGTCAGGGAGGGTCGCGGATCCTGGACGCTGGCGGTCGTGTGCTGGCGAGGGTCAGGCCTGGCGCGGGGTCGATCGTGGCGCGCGCGAGGGTGCAGGGGTCCGAGGCCTCCTCGGGGAGGAGGTGA
- a CDS encoding FG-GAP and VCBS repeat-containing protein translates to MSRRLRRGVWLAGVVLTVAACVEFPDRSRAICGDGFLDEGEDCDGHSRSFDGKDYECDLRRCRLVCDPTDVEACREAAASQSASTSEGAPMCCPAGWGCGVDGICRSAQNQYVRGAAVEITVSQLVTADFDGDGLQDILSVSDSELAVHHFAAGSMSQALRLNVSDQVIAVGNVVRVGEEGGEDLVLAIGNGVGVLRGDPDHRFTPEMYPVPLRFDQKPLGHQQWKMVLADRGIAHDDSLDDVSVVTPNEVILLRGHGSEGGDSLGGSLHASQLPGVAELRWPIVAANIDRRTPCEELIIPLMYQGTPAVYLHSPCDPDLPSTGWMFQGASGFAGPVQVFSMKDDPAQPVVALGLRYGEGDDASTVIRVLRHQGERFEEGPCVVVSPQGQSTNEDESCVKDPVPLAIGDLDGDCIPDYVDPCQVVMSANSASSSAMCGAGAGQGSVCHAGMALNPSNFRNTQLPWTTALIQDVNGDGNSDVLAVAARSTALSFYRGTGKALLNPSSIPVGVPLGQLATGDFDGDSITDIGILEETAEGADAQVLVSFGQYLTKPGSPIRIGSVRGGSQLVTGDYRPLSAARDGMTDLAVLSVPSEDTPMPGPRREDAILTLFAGNADRLMQSTISLTDDVLKSGDVPKQIAIGRFAPDSGSDARGGELAVLALDTEGSNFEPRLWRLPLTPGGDSGGRRLEVPEARLSKQIAISSQIATQHMADGQDRLVILTPDLESPPDGNWRLYTARVVDGAWKLDDTPVFLGGRLAPGGLSVADIDGDGIGDVSLVLETGTVGNEESELQIFWGEPGGVSKSTEVTRILGCPSEAAGVTGAVWANMDDDSSLEGILLAGTAFCRIDFLNPDTSTSCPEAGQGGTRCPRPHAFSTIQGQGGEQVRPTGGGLSNHEGVEPRWTAVALGDVNGDGLPDLILGDTSSFQLFLAQPENP, encoded by the coding sequence ATGAGCAGGAGGTTGCGGCGCGGCGTCTGGCTCGCAGGGGTCGTGCTGACCGTGGCTGCTTGCGTCGAGTTCCCTGACCGGAGCCGGGCGATCTGTGGCGACGGTTTTCTCGACGAGGGAGAAGACTGCGATGGTCATTCGCGCAGCTTCGACGGCAAGGACTACGAGTGTGATCTCCGACGTTGCCGCCTGGTCTGCGATCCCACGGATGTAGAGGCATGCCGTGAGGCGGCTGCCAGCCAGAGCGCCAGTACGTCCGAAGGGGCGCCCATGTGCTGCCCCGCTGGCTGGGGATGCGGTGTGGATGGGATCTGTCGCTCTGCGCAGAACCAGTACGTTCGTGGAGCCGCCGTGGAGATCACGGTGAGCCAGCTGGTGACGGCAGACTTCGATGGCGATGGCCTCCAGGACATCCTCTCCGTCAGTGACTCCGAGCTCGCCGTGCACCATTTCGCAGCGGGCAGCATGTCTCAGGCGCTGCGTCTGAACGTCTCCGACCAGGTGATCGCGGTGGGGAATGTGGTGAGGGTGGGGGAAGAGGGGGGGGAGGATCTGGTGCTGGCCATCGGCAACGGCGTGGGCGTGTTGCGTGGCGATCCGGACCATCGGTTCACACCGGAGATGTACCCGGTCCCTCTCCGCTTCGATCAGAAGCCGCTGGGGCACCAGCAATGGAAGATGGTGCTCGCAGACCGGGGCATCGCTCATGACGATTCGCTGGACGATGTGTCCGTCGTGACCCCCAATGAGGTCATTCTCCTCAGGGGCCACGGCAGCGAGGGGGGAGATTCGCTGGGAGGGAGCCTGCACGCGTCCCAGCTTCCGGGCGTCGCCGAACTCAGGTGGCCCATCGTGGCAGCCAACATCGATCGAAGGACGCCGTGCGAGGAGCTGATCATCCCGCTGATGTATCAGGGGACGCCAGCCGTTTACCTGCACAGCCCCTGTGATCCGGATCTGCCGTCGACCGGCTGGATGTTCCAGGGCGCCAGCGGGTTCGCGGGGCCCGTCCAGGTGTTCTCGATGAAGGACGATCCAGCGCAGCCCGTGGTGGCGCTCGGTCTACGGTACGGGGAAGGAGATGACGCCAGCACGGTGATTCGCGTCCTTCGCCATCAGGGGGAGCGGTTCGAGGAAGGTCCGTGCGTGGTGGTGTCCCCTCAAGGCCAGTCCACGAATGAGGACGAATCCTGCGTCAAGGACCCCGTGCCGCTGGCGATCGGGGATCTGGATGGCGATTGCATTCCCGATTATGTGGATCCGTGCCAGGTCGTCATGAGCGCGAATTCGGCGTCGTCGAGCGCGATGTGTGGCGCGGGCGCGGGTCAAGGGTCGGTATGTCATGCCGGGATGGCGCTCAATCCGAGCAATTTCCGCAACACGCAGCTTCCCTGGACGACGGCACTGATCCAGGACGTGAATGGTGATGGGAACTCGGATGTGCTCGCTGTCGCGGCGAGGAGCACGGCGCTGTCGTTTTATCGAGGCACCGGGAAGGCTCTTCTGAATCCGAGTTCCATCCCGGTGGGGGTGCCTCTGGGACAGCTCGCTACCGGAGATTTCGACGGGGATAGCATCACGGACATCGGGATCCTGGAGGAGACCGCGGAGGGGGCCGATGCCCAGGTGCTCGTCTCCTTCGGGCAGTATCTGACCAAGCCAGGCTCGCCCATCAGGATCGGGAGCGTGCGGGGAGGGTCGCAGCTCGTGACGGGCGATTACAGGCCCCTCTCGGCCGCGCGTGACGGGATGACGGACCTCGCTGTGCTGTCGGTGCCGTCCGAAGACACGCCGATGCCAGGGCCCCGGAGAGAGGACGCCATCCTGACCCTGTTCGCCGGGAATGCCGATCGTCTGATGCAGTCGACGATCAGCTTGACCGATGATGTGCTGAAGAGCGGTGACGTCCCCAAGCAGATCGCCATCGGTCGCTTCGCCCCTGACTCGGGATCGGATGCGAGGGGTGGTGAGCTCGCGGTGCTGGCGCTGGATACCGAAGGGTCGAACTTCGAGCCGCGTCTCTGGAGGTTGCCACTGACCCCCGGAGGGGACTCGGGTGGGCGTCGGCTCGAGGTGCCAGAGGCGCGATTGTCCAAGCAGATCGCGATTTCATCGCAGATTGCGACCCAGCACATGGCCGACGGGCAGGATCGGTTGGTGATTCTGACGCCCGACCTCGAATCGCCACCGGACGGGAACTGGCGGCTCTATACGGCCCGCGTGGTCGACGGTGCGTGGAAACTCGATGATACCCCGGTGTTTCTTGGCGGGAGGCTGGCGCCAGGGGGGCTGTCGGTCGCCGATATCGATGGAGACGGGATCGGTGATGTCTCGCTGGTGCTCGAGACGGGGACGGTGGGCAACGAGGAGAGCGAGCTGCAGATCTTCTGGGGCGAGCCGGGGGGGGTGAGCAAGAGCACCGAGGTGACGCGTATCCTGGGCTGTCCATCAGAGGCGGCAGGGGTCACGGGTGCGGTCTGGGCCAACATGGATGACGACAGCAGTCTGGAGGGGATCCTGCTCGCCGGGACGGCGTTTTGCCGGATCGATTTCTTGAATCCGGACACGTCCACGTCGTGCCCCGAGGCGGGGCAGGGGGGAACGAGGTGTCCCAGGCCTCACGCCTTCTCGACCATTCAGGGCCAGGGAGGGGAGCAGGTGCGCCCTACCGGCGGCGGTCTGTCGAACCATGAGGGCGTGGAGCCGCGTTGGACGGCCGTGGCGCTGGGCGATGTCAACGGCGATGGACTGCCGGACCTGATCCTCGGCGATACGAGCTCCTTCCAGCTCTTTCTTGCTCAGCCGGAGAACCCTTGA
- a CDS encoding RelA/SpoT family protein — protein MLTLTELVDRVRTYQPHTDVDLIARAYNYGFDAHKGQTRKSGEPYFSHPASVSGIISDLRLDTASICAGLLHDVVEDTLATVTDIEAVFGQEIAFLVDGVTKLSKINFASKEDRQAENFRKMLVAMARDIRVLLVKLCDRLDNMRTLDFMKPEAQDRIARETMDIYAPLANRLGIARFKSELEDLSFKYLEPEAFADLTRKVATTAKEREKYIHDTCKVLAAKLAEQGFAVDVAGRAKHLYSVWRKMQVQQCDFDQVYDVIAFRVVVESVAECYATLGVIHSQWTPIPGRFKDYIALPKPNMYQSLHTTVIGPGRERIEVQIRTSEMHRVAEQGIAAHWKYKEHGSGGVDPRDAARFSWLRQLMEFQKELKDPAEFLESVKVDLFQDEVYVFTPKGDVRVFPRGATPIDFAYAIHTEVGEHCSGARVNGALVPLRSKLRNGDVVEVMTNPNQHPSKDWLDHVSTGRARSKIRAFLRQEQRDKSLKLGRELLEKEMHQRGMSLNRLSKNEAEMRKVIERFSVSSSEELFIGIGYGKLSARVICEFLAPVEDDKSASPPESIKEGRIESLVRKVTGKGSQGIRLNGIDDVLVRYTKCCNPLPGDEIIGFITRGRGITVHRRNCPKAFDTDPERRVEISWDSRAKINRPVAVRVMTANRPGILATVGHTFHEQGINISEATCRASDDGRAMNTFTFLCSDLAQLKNIIRQLQRIPGVMAVERS, from the coding sequence ATGTTGACGTTGACCGAGCTTGTCGATCGCGTTCGGACCTACCAGCCGCACACCGATGTCGATCTGATCGCGCGGGCCTACAACTACGGGTTCGATGCTCACAAGGGGCAGACCCGTAAGAGCGGCGAGCCCTACTTCTCCCACCCTGCCTCGGTTTCCGGGATCATCAGTGATCTTCGTCTCGATACAGCGAGCATCTGCGCGGGACTGCTGCACGATGTAGTTGAGGATACGCTTGCGACCGTCACCGACATCGAGGCGGTGTTCGGTCAGGAGATAGCGTTCCTGGTCGATGGCGTCACCAAGCTATCGAAGATCAACTTCGCCTCCAAGGAGGACCGGCAGGCGGAGAACTTCCGGAAGATGCTGGTCGCCATGGCGCGCGACATCCGCGTGCTCCTGGTGAAGCTCTGCGATCGCCTCGACAACATGCGGACCCTGGATTTCATGAAGCCAGAGGCGCAGGACCGCATCGCTCGGGAGACGATGGATATCTATGCCCCTCTGGCCAATCGTCTCGGCATTGCGCGCTTCAAGAGCGAGCTCGAGGACCTGTCGTTCAAGTACCTGGAGCCCGAGGCTTTCGCCGATCTGACCCGCAAGGTGGCGACGACGGCGAAGGAGCGCGAGAAGTACATTCACGATACCTGCAAGGTTCTGGCTGCGAAGCTCGCCGAGCAAGGCTTTGCCGTCGATGTCGCGGGACGCGCCAAGCACCTCTATTCGGTGTGGCGCAAGATGCAGGTTCAGCAGTGTGACTTCGACCAGGTTTACGATGTCATCGCGTTTCGCGTCGTCGTGGAGTCGGTCGCGGAGTGTTACGCGACGCTGGGAGTCATTCACTCGCAGTGGACCCCGATTCCTGGTCGCTTCAAGGACTACATCGCTCTCCCCAAGCCGAACATGTACCAGTCGTTGCACACGACGGTGATCGGGCCAGGGCGGGAGCGGATCGAGGTGCAGATCCGAACGAGCGAGATGCACCGCGTGGCCGAGCAGGGCATCGCCGCACACTGGAAGTATAAGGAGCACGGTTCGGGAGGGGTCGATCCACGGGACGCGGCGCGCTTCAGCTGGTTGCGCCAGCTGATGGAGTTCCAGAAGGAACTCAAGGACCCGGCCGAGTTCCTCGAGAGCGTCAAGGTGGACCTGTTCCAAGACGAGGTCTACGTCTTCACCCCGAAAGGTGACGTTCGGGTATTTCCGCGCGGCGCGACGCCCATCGATTTCGCGTATGCAATCCACACGGAGGTCGGAGAGCACTGCTCAGGGGCACGTGTCAATGGCGCCCTCGTTCCGCTCCGATCCAAGCTGCGCAACGGCGATGTCGTGGAGGTGATGACCAACCCGAACCAGCATCCGTCAAAGGACTGGCTCGACCATGTCAGCACCGGGCGCGCTCGATCCAAGATCCGGGCCTTCTTGAGGCAAGAGCAGCGAGACAAGTCGCTGAAACTCGGGCGTGAGCTTCTCGAGAAGGAGATGCATCAGCGAGGGATGAGCCTGAATCGTCTCTCCAAGAATGAAGCGGAGATGCGGAAGGTGATCGAGCGCTTCTCCGTGTCATCGTCCGAAGAGCTCTTCATCGGCATCGGCTATGGCAAACTGAGTGCCCGGGTCATCTGTGAGTTTCTCGCCCCCGTCGAAGACGACAAGTCGGCCTCACCGCCTGAGTCGATCAAAGAAGGGCGCATCGAGTCCCTGGTCCGTAAGGTCACTGGCAAAGGAAGCCAGGGGATTCGCCTGAACGGGATTGACGACGTCCTGGTTCGCTACACGAAATGCTGCAATCCGCTGCCGGGTGACGAGATCATCGGCTTCATCACGCGCGGCCGTGGCATCACCGTGCACCGTCGCAATTGCCCGAAAGCATTCGACACCGATCCGGAGCGGCGTGTCGAAATCTCGTGGGATTCGCGTGCGAAGATCAACAGACCTGTCGCCGTTCGCGTGATGACGGCCAACCGCCCAGGGATCCTGGCGACGGTCGGGCACACCTTTCACGAGCAAGGCATCAACATCAGCGAGGCGACCTGTCGAGCCAGCGACGATGGCCGCGCGATGAATACGTTCACCTTCCTCTGCTCGGATCTCGCGCAGCTGAAGAACATCATTCGGCAGCTCCAGCGCATCCCTGGCGTAATGGCCGTGGAGCGCTCTTGA
- a CDS encoding serine/threonine protein kinase, with translation MATCPRCRKRYPDEKTICEADGEVLLPDEAFHGLDVELLPGRMVGEYRIEGKIGEGGFGAVYRAVHPLIGKAAAVKILTRSYSASPQMMSRFIAEARAVNQIRHRNIIDIFSFGALEDGRQFFVMELLDGMPLDRYLKQKGWLSPEEAIAILRGVARALDAAHAAGIVHRDLKPENVFLLFEEDGSIFPKLLDFGIAKLLGDGEAGVKTRTGQPMGTPYYMSPEQCRGKPVDHRTDIYSFGILVHEMLTGHVPFSGDSVMDVMLKQTAEPPPAASSVRSELSTLLDAPILAMLCKAPDDRPESVGLAVESLARAAQEAGYDVQAQPVARVSRKSGGSGGGGVASGMTPAELKAISGADTLVDPRSSGRTPLDAVADVEVSGRRRTAVVVAVVSLVTGLAGATFVASLDSTPTGALQAAMHLPPPPRVEVPAKEAPPEPSVVAEQADVSLSIQSSPRLVDVYVGTKKLGTSAQPLSLPRSKSPIKLTLKATGFVSKDVEIVPSANVVLPVTLTSVPAKKSPSQVVPGRGEVEW, from the coding sequence ATGGCTACCTGCCCCCGCTGCCGCAAGCGTTATCCAGACGAGAAGACGATCTGCGAGGCTGACGGCGAGGTGCTGCTCCCGGACGAAGCGTTCCACGGGCTCGACGTCGAGCTGCTCCCCGGCAGGATGGTCGGGGAGTACCGGATCGAGGGGAAGATCGGGGAGGGGGGCTTCGGGGCGGTGTACCGCGCCGTGCATCCGCTCATCGGGAAGGCTGCTGCCGTCAAGATCCTCACCCGGTCGTACTCGGCGAGTCCGCAGATGATGTCGCGGTTCATCGCGGAGGCGCGGGCGGTCAACCAGATTCGCCACCGGAACATCATCGATATTTTCTCGTTCGGGGCCCTGGAAGACGGTCGCCAGTTCTTCGTGATGGAGCTGCTCGATGGGATGCCGCTGGATCGGTATCTCAAGCAGAAAGGGTGGCTGTCGCCCGAGGAGGCGATCGCGATCCTGCGGGGGGTCGCGCGGGCACTGGATGCCGCCCATGCGGCAGGGATCGTTCACCGGGATCTGAAGCCGGAGAACGTGTTCCTGCTCTTCGAGGAGGATGGGTCCATCTTCCCGAAGCTGCTCGACTTCGGGATCGCCAAGCTGCTCGGGGACGGGGAGGCGGGCGTGAAGACCCGGACGGGGCAGCCGATGGGCACGCCCTACTACATGTCTCCCGAGCAGTGTCGAGGGAAGCCGGTCGATCACCGGACGGACATCTATTCGTTCGGGATCCTCGTGCACGAGATGCTGACGGGACACGTCCCGTTCTCGGGCGACAGCGTGATGGATGTCATGCTGAAGCAGACGGCGGAGCCGCCGCCGGCCGCGTCGAGTGTGCGGAGCGAGCTGTCGACGCTCCTGGACGCGCCGATCCTGGCCATGCTGTGCAAGGCCCCCGACGATCGCCCGGAGTCGGTGGGGCTCGCGGTGGAGTCCCTGGCGCGCGCGGCGCAAGAGGCGGGCTACGATGTGCAGGCGCAGCCCGTCGCGCGGGTGTCGCGCAAGAGCGGCGGGTCAGGGGGAGGTGGGGTCGCCAGCGGGATGACGCCTGCCGAGCTGAAAGCCATCTCGGGGGCCGATACGCTCGTCGATCCTCGCTCGAGTGGCCGGACTCCGCTCGATGCCGTCGCGGATGTCGAGGTGTCCGGGCGCCGCCGGACCGCGGTGGTGGTGGCCGTGGTGTCGCTCGTGACCGGGCTCGCCGGGGCGACCTTCGTCGCCTCGCTGGACTCGACGCCGACCGGCGCGCTCCAGGCCGCGATGCACCTGCCTCCACCACCTCGCGTGGAGGTGCCCGCGAAGGAGGCCCCTCCGGAACCGAGCGTGGTCGCCGAGCAGGCGGATGTCTCGCTTTCGATACAGTCGTCGCCACGGCTGGTGGATGTCTACGTGGGGACGAAGAAGCTGGGGACGTCGGCGCAGCCACTCTCGCTCCCGCGCAGCAAGAGCCCCATCAAGCTGACGCTGAAGGCGACGGGGTTCGTCAGCAAGGATGTGGAGATCGTCCCGTCGGCCAACGTGGTTCTGCCGGTGACGCTGACGTCCGTTCCAGCCAAGAAGAGTCCGAGTCAGGTGGTGCCTGGACGTGGGGAAGTGGAGTGGTGA
- a CDS encoding YkgJ family cysteine cluster protein, whose translation MHADRRRSKRENDHWLTTLEEIYRDADDAFATWSCSASTECCRFGLTGREPYVTSVEVAAIHRAVAALGGVKALRARRGTPAKETSSPSPRHLPVAERRCPLLSDDGRCAIYEDRPLGCRTFFCDRAESGAPVRHKELLALVRRVQELAAKHQPGGDQGRPLTRILQL comes from the coding sequence ATGCATGCAGACAGGCGTCGCTCGAAGCGTGAAAACGACCATTGGCTGACCACGCTCGAGGAGATCTACCGTGATGCCGATGATGCTTTCGCGACGTGGAGTTGCTCAGCCTCGACGGAGTGCTGCCGCTTCGGCCTGACAGGGCGTGAACCCTACGTGACCAGTGTGGAGGTAGCAGCCATCCATCGCGCCGTCGCTGCACTCGGAGGCGTCAAAGCGTTGCGGGCAAGGCGGGGAACTCCGGCGAAAGAAACCAGCAGCCCCTCCCCGCGCCACCTGCCGGTGGCGGAACGACGATGCCCGCTCCTCTCGGACGACGGGCGATGTGCCATCTACGAGGATCGCCCACTCGGCTGCCGCACATTTTTTTGCGATCGAGCCGAGTCCGGTGCTCCCGTGCGGCACAAGGAGCTGCTAGCGCTGGTTCGCCGCGTGCAGGAACTCGCGGCGAAGCACCAACCTGGGGGAGATCAGGGGAGACCGCTGACCCGCATCCTCCAGCTCTAG